In Helicobacter mastomyrinus, the sequence CACACTTTTTGCAAGTTCTTTTGATTGAGTTTTAGTAGTAAAGAAGCACTATCAAGCGCATCTTTTTTGGAGTTATTCTCAATGTTTTTTCCCACCAGCACAAGGGTGATAATCACGCATACGCTATCAAAATATGTATGAGTTTCTATCCCAAATAGCCCTTGCAGACTATATATAAACGCACTGCTTGTCCCAATGGCAATGAGTGAATCCATATTAGGATTACGTATAAAAAGGGCTTTAAACCCGCGCAAGTAAAACCCTCTGCCAATGTGCATAACCACAAGCGTGAAAAACAGCATAGTAGGGTAGCTCACACTAAAAGGGATATGCCATAAATGCAACATCTCTCCCCAAGAGAGCAAAAGCACTATGAATGTAGAATAAATGCTTAGAGTAAGCCTCCTGCGTGTGTTTAAGAATCGCGCGTCTAAAAATTCTATAAAATCATTGAGTTTGATAAAAATATTGTGCGTAGGATTTGGGGTGTGTGGAGAATCTGTATCGCCTAAATGCGGTTCATAGCCCATCTTGCGTATAATGGCGAAAATCTCCTCAAGGCTTGTTTGGCTTTCATCATAGCAGATATGTGCCTTTTTACTGATAAGATGCACATCTATGCTGTGGCAAAAGCTTTTACGTTTCAATGCGCGTTCAATCCCACTTGAACACGCCTGACAAGTCATTTGTTCGATATAAAATGAAGCCTCTTTCATTAGCAATCCTTTCATTGAAATTATAACGATTATGGCATATATTTGTAAATATACATATAGGAGGTATATGTATATTATCTTATGAATTTGTTATCTAGCACATCGTTTTTACTCATAGAATCTTGATAAAACGTATAGATATTTGTCGAATGAAAGATTAAAAATATTTTTATTTTAATGTTTGATGTTGGCTGCAATAAGATAAAATCCCTACAAAAATAGAATATCCCTTTCTCTAGCAAAGGTTTTATTTACCATTGAGAGGAGAGCAAACAAATAATCTAGTCAATAGAGAAAAATGCGATTATTCTTTCCTCTTTTGCCTAAGAATATACCCCACTGCTTAATTCCTCTGCACTATAAAGAAAAGTGAAGATTAAAGCTATCCTTTGCCAAAGGGAATGTATGAGGAAAATAAGCAATGAACTATCCTCTATTTTGAGAGAAAAGTGGATAGCTTTTTACTTTTTTGCAGAATCTGCTACATCATATATTTTTGTGCTTGTAATTTATAAAAGAAAGGTTTAAATGACACAAAGCAGGAAAATATGCTCTGTATCTATCTGCCTTGCAGATACTTTGCTCATTTTCTATGGGGTAAAACTATGTGGTGTGTAGTGCAAGGGTGAATAATAGGGAGCTACTTGCGTAATTCTTTAATACGAGCAGCCTTGCCTTTTCTTGTGCGCAGGTAGTAGAGTTTAGCTCGTCTCACACGTCCTATACGTAATACCTCTATGCTTTCTAAACTTGCGCTATAAAGGGGAAATGTCTTTTCCACACCGATGTTATTTGCACCGATTTTTCTTGTTGTGAAAGTTCTATCCACGCCATTGCCACGAATAGCGATACATACACCCTCAAAATATTGCACCCTGCTTTTATCGCCTTCTTGAATCTTAATCCCTAGTTTTAGAGTGTCCCCTGCCTTAAATTGTGGCACTTGCTTATCGCCAATTTGCATATCATTAAAGCTTTGTATATAACGATTTCTCATAACTATTCCTTTCTATTCCCACGCTTTAGAGATGTTTGATATGTTTGATACAAATCTGGTCTAAAATACTTTGTCTTACATATCGCCAAGCGTTTTTTTAAGCCGCTGATTTTACT encodes:
- the rplS gene encoding 50S ribosomal protein L19 codes for the protein MRNRYIQSFNDMQIGDKQVPQFKAGDTLKLGIKIQEGDKSRVQYFEGVCIAIRGNGVDRTFTTRKIGANNIGVEKTFPLYSASLESIEVLRIGRVRRAKLYYLRTRKGKAARIKELRK